Part of the Onthophagus taurus isolate NC chromosome 11, IU_Otau_3.0, whole genome shotgun sequence genome is shown below.
gaaatttcAGCGTCGCCAACTTTGGTTTGTATGCAAGGTTGTGGGGGCACTTTACAACAACTTATTAAATTATCGTTGTATTCGGGGATTCTATCTAATAATTTCGTGATTATATCACCGATGTACGGTAAATATTGATGATTTTGAGTTGCGCGatgaaaagatttttgataagCAGGTAATCTTGGATCTCTATATAATCTACATAACTTTTCAAACAccctaaataaattaaatttaaaaaaatctaaatcttaattaataaagttgattCTTACTGATACTTTGTAGCGTGTTTTTTTCTTACATAAGTCCACGTAGAGTAAAGTCGATAAATCGGCGGGCTTTGAAGACCGCAAAGAACGCTTCTACACGATTGAAAATTCgcaattttattacatttctcAGCTGTATTAATAAATCTTGCCACTAAACGTGCGCGAATTTTCTCCGAGTCATCTCTTAACACTTCAGTGGCAACCAAACAACTTATTCGATGAGAAAACGCGATTAAAGCGCCGACATTCGGCGCGTTTTTCGAGGATTGTTGCCAAATTAACACTCCTAATTCCGTGGgaggtatttttaaaaaaagatctCGATCGATCAAAGTTAATTGATAAGCCAAAGTACTCGAATCGAAATCCCAAGCTGTTAAAGAAACTTCAAGACGAAGAACgcgttttaaaaattgcaacgACGTTTCTTCCGGTGGTTTATCTTCGTCTATGCAAGAAAATAAACACAGAAACGGGAGCACTATTAGGAATTAAAAAccaaatcactttaaagttacCTTTTAGTAATTCGTGGGTTTTTGTGAAAGCGGAAACTTTTGATTGCCGTTTTCTTTTCGTTGGGGTGTGCATGATTCTTTCAAAGCTATCCTCGGAGTCCGATCGAAGAATTTCACGTTCTTGGCGTTTCTTTTTTCttaggaatttttttctcgccgattttggcgattttttaatattaagttttcGAAACTCTCGTATTTTTGATAAGTGGGTTTGAAGTTCTAAATATGCATCTCTTGCAGATCTAGGTCTGTACCAATATTCTGGGgtccaaaaaaatataactggGGATTTATTTGaactcctaaaaaataaaatttaattaatcaattaaaaaaaaattaagtaatactttaaaatattattattaggaAATAATTTATCGTCTAATCGAACGTCTTCGTGTGAAATTGAAGCAACTAATTGACGTTTAGAAACTGGAAGTCTTAATTCTGGTTCAAGTGGTTGCCTTCGGATGTTTACCAAAGATACTGCTCTTTTAGTCTGGAAAATTGATGGTTAATTTGAATTTGGTTTGAGGAATTTGGTTGTACTTGAACGGAATATCGAGCTCCTGGTGAGACGTTCCATGGGCCTAAGCCGTGTAAGAAATATGGTTGGGGTGAAAACCCGTATCTACGTCGATGACGtcctttaattttagtttcagaAATGGGGTCGTTACAGTTACAAAATTCCCACTGTTTAACACTATTTTCAGCTAATTTAAGCATGTTAGCTTGAGTTTGTTCTCTTAAGCTTTTATACATTGTAAAAACATCCGttgactaaaaattaattgatgaatttgttatttaatgaGATGGGGTGAAATACTTGGGTGGTGTGGTTGCTAAATTTGTTCGTTACGATGTAATTTTCCGCTGGAAGGAAGAGACACGATCTACAATTCTCCATGACTCCTAATCCAAACCGATTCACTTGGCTTGAAGTTTTTGTGGGAGTTTCAGGTGATTGTTTTGAAGCTATATCaatcctaaaaaaaaaactaaattaaatttagatttatcatttcaaaataaagatACCGATCGACGTCTTTGTGTAAAAATTCAGCCAAAGTAGGCGATCTTGTAAGTGGGTTATATTGTAAAGGATTTTCGTCTCTTgaccccaaaaataaataccTATCAGTCCAACGAAAACTATTCGtctaaaaatcaaatttgtaataattaattaattaaataaaaataaaatttttaccgCGGTGTAATCGCCAGCTCCAAATTTCCACCATAACTGCGTCGTACCAGTTTCGTTGATAATCTGCCTACTAGACACCAAATAAAGTGTACTATTCGTGTTAGAAGTAGCCGCCGAAGATTCCGAATTTGACGAACCCGGTTCTTCTGGATTTAAAAACCTTACTTTCTCACACCATAAATTCCAAAACAtctatttacaaaaaaaaaaaaaaagaaatcatagAATTCCAAATTAATCATCAAAATTTACTTACATGTCTTTTTTCAAATCCTCCCagttcaaaataataaattctattattacaaaagtGCGCCTTTAATGATTGCCTGCTTCTCCTATGGAAAACGCTTATATTAACGCATTCCAACGGATACACAGCGACCAATTCGAACGTTTCTATCTCCGGATCTAAACCGGGGATGTAAGTAACTGGCGATAACTCTGCAGTTTGCAAAATATCCGTGGCTAAGACCAATTTTGACGGGGTTAAGCCTGATTGGAAACAAAAATGACGgtcatcaatatcgaaaaaccCATTTGACAAATTCgcgaaaaaaaacttttgtcGACGACGTGTGTCAAAACTTATTCAGTGCGTCAAAAAGCGATGGTGAAATGATGGCTAAATTAGAATTAAGTTGAAATCACTCACCCAATTGGACTTGTCTTAAACCTTTTCCTTCCCTTGTCGTTTGCGCGAAAGGGCTCTCCACTAAAACCATGTCCTCGAAGTCGCAGTACTCGGAGAACAACAGCTTTTGAATCCTATTAATCGACATGACTTAAATTTCGAACAACAATACAACATCCTGGCGAAATTGCTCTATCCTATATTTGTTGTTTGAGATGGTTACATTATAAGGATAGAACATATGACAGGAAAGTCATGTGACAAATAGTGTTTTAacatttgtgtttaaaattcGAATCAAATTATTGACGttttaatttaccaaaaaaagaatTGATAAAACAATACAAGCATTGGAAAACAGCACACCTAAAAAGTCTATTTTCAAGTGAAGATATTTCTGGTAATAATTTTTCACTTTCGTTATAGGAAATTGAGAATATAGCTTTGTtctaaatacataaatattctcttcaactaaaactagatctagaacttgaagctttaaattgaaaatggtTTGATCCAGCAGTTGTCAATCGCAAAGCACGCTGGAATTCGGTAGGACCAAGATGATAAGCTGAGCTGGTAATTACTACCAAAGGATTACAAGAGAGACCATAAAGATCCATCGGCATAGGAATTGTCTTCGattcttttataaacaaataataaagtaataatcaaagaaaaaatctttACTTCCGAGATAATTACCAAAATAAAGAGAAAGCAACAAAAGTGGTACGCCTACATAATTATGGAACATAACACAATAGtaaaaaaggtatttgaaGCTAAGAATAAGGACATAGTAGAAGTTGGGAAGAAGAGTGGGAAGACTCTAGCATCTAGCAGATATAAAGGAATTAGCCAGGAACTGGAGGGGGTGGAAGAAGTGGATGGAGGAATAGGAAAAGATTTATCCGACGC
Proteins encoded:
- the LOC111423490 gene encoding uncharacterized protein isoform X2, coding for MSINRIQKLLFSEYCDFEDMVLVESPFAQTTREGKGLRQVQLGLTPSKLVLATDILQTAELSPVTYIPGLDPEIETFELVAVYPLECVNISVFHRRSRQSLKAHFCNNRIYYFELGGFEKRHMFWNLWCEKVRFLNPEEPGSSNSESSAATSNTNSTLYLVSSRQIINETGTTQLWWKFGAGDYTATNSFRWTDRYLFLGSRDENPLQYNPLTRSPTLAEFLHKDVDRIDIASKQSPETPTKTSSQVNRFGLGVMENCRSCLFLPAENYIVTNKFSNHTTQSTDVFTMYKSLREQTQANMLKLAENSVKQWEFCNCNDPISETKIKGRHRRRYGFSPQPYFLHGLGPWNVSPGARYSVQTKRAVSLVNIRRQPLEPELRLPVSKRQLVASISHEDVRLDDKLFPNNNILKSSNKSPVIFFWTPEYWYRPRSARDAYLELQTHLSKIREFRKLNIKKSPKSARKKFLRKKKRQEREILRSDSEDSFERIMHTPTKRKRQSKVSAFTKTHELLKDEDKPPEETSLQFLKRVLRLEVSLTAWDFDSSTLAYQLTLIDRDLFLKIPPTELGVLIWQQSSKNAPNVGALIAFSHRISCLVATEVLRDDSEKIRARLVARFINTAEKCNKIANFQSCRSVLCGLQSPPIYRLYSTWTYVRKKHATKYQVFEKLCRLYRDPRLPAYQKSFHRATQNHQYLPYIGDIITKLLDRIPEYNDNLISCCKVPPQPCIQTKVGDAEISSNLFRKILTSFSRWSTEDKSNKERHNTSTVLTKETPKRTAKGLTDYYKPLNCYEDNRYTRLREAVELLTKYQRAAANFMFSRNELATEYLLKARYREDRENFFNSFNVEPPIT
- the LOC111423490 gene encoding uncharacterized protein isoform X1 translates to MSINRIQKLLFSEYCDFEDMVLVESPFAQTTREGKGLRQVQLGLTPSKLVLATDILQTAELSPVTYIPGLDPEIETFELVAVYPLECVNISVFHRRSRQSLKAHFCNNRIYYFELGGFEKRHMFWNLWCEKVRFLNPEEPGSSNSESSAATSNTNSTLYLVSSRQIINETGTTQLWWKFGAGDYTATNSFRWTDRYLFLGSRDENPLQYNPLTRSPTLAEFLHKDVDRIDIASKQSPETPTKTSSQVNRFGLGVMENCRSCLFLPAENYIVTNKFSNHTTQSTDVFTMYKSLREQTQANMLKLAENSVKQWEFCNCNDPISETKIKGRHRRRYGFSPQPYFLHGLGPWNVSPGARYSVQTKRAVSLVNIRRQPLEPELRLPVSKRQLVASISHEDVRLDDKLFPNNNILKSSNKSPVIFFWTPEYWYRPRSARDAYLELQTHLSKIREFRKLNIKKSPKSARKKFLRKKKRQEREILRSDSEDSFERIMHTPTKRKRQSKVSAFTKTHELLKVLPFLCLFSCIDEDKPPEETSLQFLKRVLRLEVSLTAWDFDSSTLAYQLTLIDRDLFLKIPPTELGVLIWQQSSKNAPNVGALIAFSHRISCLVATEVLRDDSEKIRARLVARFINTAEKCNKIANFQSCRSVLCGLQSPPIYRLYSTWTYVRKKHATKYQVFEKLCRLYRDPRLPAYQKSFHRATQNHQYLPYIGDIITKLLDRIPEYNDNLISCCKVPPQPCIQTKVGDAEISSNLFRKILTSFSRWSTEDKSNKERHNTSTVLTKETPKRTAKGLTDYYKPLNCYEDNRYTRLREAVELLTKYQRAAANFMFSRNELATEYLLKARYREDRENFFNSFNVEPPIT